Sequence from the Ostrea edulis chromosome 8, xbOstEdul1.1, whole genome shotgun sequence genome:
TGCCTGGCCTtgtgatatatacaatgtatattggcCTCTCATCAAGGCAGCTTCAGTAAGATTCTTGGTCTTAGTGCACACAAGTTTTCTCTTTCATGAATCTTTCAGACTTCATTTGCAGTCCTATTTcacttcaaaaatatttctgttgaaTATTTGACCTTACCTAGTATTTCTAATTCATGTACAATAATTCTGAAAACCAATCATAAAATGATGACTCCTGTTGAAAAACAAGACAAACCACAGGAGAAGTTGTTGAGCAAAACTAAATTTAAATCTAGATTTTTCCTTTAACAGAACCTAGTTTCCTCAGGTTAATCTACATAAGTTGACAGAAAACAAATCATACAGCaacattttaacatttattGAAACAATCTCCCAGTATTTAAGACATTATTGCAATTTAAAAAGTAACTATGATTTCTCAAAGATGTACATAAAGCATTTTAAGAATTCATGACAACatgattatattatttaaagtgaAATTTAAATGAGTATCCCCACCTGTAGGTAGGTTACAGCATGTTCATGAAAGGTCCAAGAGGACCTGATGCTCTACTGACATATgcagaaataattaaattcttaaaatttaCTTAGGCATAGCATTAACTTTGTTCCTTGGGACTTGTCCACATAAGAATTGGGACAAACTACATCAGGGGATCATTGAGggcaagtttcatcaaaatccagCTGGTATCTtaggagaaaatgcaataacaTACTCTTTTGAATGTGACCTCTTACTGGGCCCCTAAGGATGTATTTTTTTAAGGACCAACTACAACACTAGGGGATCATTCTTGGTCAGTTTCAACAAAATCCAACCAATAACATAGGAGGATGCCATCATTACTTTTTGGGTGTGGTCCCTGATTGGGCTTGTAGGGGTAGGACACCCATGATAATTCATTAGCACCAACTAAAGCACTAGACGATTATTCTGAGTAAGTTTCATCAAATTCCAACTAATAACCTGGGATATGTGATTACCCTTACTTGGCCCCTACAGTCAGACACCTATGAAAATTCATAAGGATCAACTAGACCACCAGATGATCAATCTGGGAAAGTTTCTCTAAAATCCAACCAAAAACTTGAGAAAAGATTCAATGACAGACTTATTAAGGGGTTGCCTCTTACTTTGTCAGACTGGGTCAAGAGCCCCATGAAAATTCATAAGGACAAACTACACCACTAGGGGATTATTCTGCgaaagttttatcaaaatccAGCCAATGACATAGAAGGAGATGCAATAATAATCTTTTTTGGGGATGGCCATTAACTGGGTCAATTCCTATGAAATTCATAAGAACAAATAATCTTCTAGGGGATCAATTTGcataagtttcatcaaaatcgaaCCAAATGCCTAGGAGTAGGAAATGGGACAACAAACTTGAGGTGCCTAATGGGATCCCTAGAGGTCTGACCCCGATAAAAATTCATTAGGACCAACTACACCATTAGAGGATTATGCTGTATGTTTTATCAACATCCATCCATTGCCTTAGGAGAACTTTTGGGGTGGCCCTTAAATAGGCCCATAGGGAACGGACCCCCATGAAAATTTATAAGGTCTAATTAGACCAATAAGGGAAAATTCTGGGTATGTTTCATCAAAACACAACCAAAAACCTAGGAGAAGTTGTGATACCAAACTTTTTAGGGCTTGGCCCCTAAGTGGGAACTGGAGTTCTGACCCccataaaaatttataaaacCAACTAGACCACTTGGGGATTATTCTGAGTAAGTTTTATCAATATCCAACCAATAATGTAGGAAGAGATGCAATAACAATTTTTTAGGGTTCACCCTTACTAAGCCCTTAGGGGTAGGACCACCATGAGAGCTTATTTGAACCAATCACACTAGTCAGGTATCATTCATAGTAAGTTTCCTCAAAATGCAACTTATAACCTAGGAGGAGAGGCAAATAACAAACTTTTTGGGATGTGGCAGTTAACTGGGCCCCTGAGGGTCAGACCCCTATGAAAATTTAAGACCAACTAAACTACTAGGGAATCATTCTAGGTAAGTATGATCAAAATCCATTCATTACCTCAGGAGATGCTATTACAAGTTTTAAGGGTGTGGCCCCTTATTCGACCCCTAGGGGTCAGAACCCAATAAAATTGGATTTGTACCATCTAGACCACTACCAGCTCATTTTATgagttttatcaaaatctgtTCCATGCAAAGAACCTTAAGTTTACAGATGGATAGACGACAGGGTATCACATAAGCTCAGTAGAGCTATAAACTGTAAAATATAAGTATTCATTCaggccagtgaccttgaccttttgacctcaaagaCATAGACCATGTCTCAATTCAAGCTTTAACCCTTATGCTCAAAGAATAAAAAGGAAAGTGACATTCAGAAATCTTGGAAACTAGGGGATCATTCTTGTTCAGTTTTATCAAATTCCAATCAATGACCTAGGAGGAAATGTGATGACTTTTTAAGTCATGGCTGCTTAGAGGGGTTGAACTCCATAAAATTCATTAGAACCAACTAAATCACTAGGAAATCATTCCGGTAAAGTCTCATGCAAATCTTCTCGTTAACTTAGAAGGAAATGTGATGACAAGAAATGacaacagatggacagacaataGGGTAATGTATCAGCTTCAACTGTAGATCTAAAATCTGTTTATTGCTTTTACTTTGTTCCTGACATTTTTGTCATGGATGTTGCTGTTTTTGTTCTCACAGTCTGTCATTAAATAGCTTTgttctgactttggtgtattgTTCATGTGCAGTTAAACCTCTGATGCTCTGTAAGTTAGTTGTTGCGAGAAATTGAAGAATGGCCTCTTTGCCTACAAAAGAAACCAAAGATGTCCTATAAACATttaattccaaattatttttaatgaaaacaaggAATCTGTGAGCCAATGCTCACTAGTGATACCCTCGCTCTAAACATCCAAGTTCTCAGCAAACAGGAAGTTGTCCAATGGATCTGAAAATGCATCCCTAAATACATCATACCTATATAAATCTTCATGCAAAATATCAGTAGCCTGTGATGTATAGTTGCTGAGAAATATGTTACGAAAAATGTTGTATCTGACCACTGCATACGAAAAATTCTAAGTTTTCGGCAAACAGGAAGTAGATGTCCGATGGATCTGAAATTGCATCTCACAATACATCTCATCCATATAAAGCTATGTACAAAATTCTAAGATGTTAAGTTGTATAATTTTTGAGATATAGCAAACAGAAAGGTGTTACAGATGGAATgatggacagacggatggaATGACACACAAGGGTAAAACAGTATACCCCCTATCCTTGTGGGGGTATAATTAGCCCTTAATCACAACCTTGGTAAACTAAGGGAGatcataataaaattcattacgATCTTATCTCACAACCTTCATGTAATCATTtccattctatatatatttacattacatgtattcattacaAATGCTTACTTTGCAGTGGTCTCTCATTTGTGGAGCAGATGGCAGTCTGATATACAAAGTCCCTAAAATGATTTCTTACAATAATGCTATCTTCTCTTGACCATTTCACTACAacaaaaagtatgattttataTTAACTGTAAATGCATTATAATTTGAACACCAAAACGAAATAATGTGTCttccaaaatatgaaagttatgTCTTTTTAAATGTTGCCATCTAGCTTGTCTAACATTACAAATCTGTTTTATGGCTGTTGGTGGTTGTGTTGATTTTACTGGTGTAAACCAGCAAGAAGCAATAACAGTACAACACAGTGAGATGGATGGGGCAAAGCTGTATTTTCTTGAGAAGCTTTACTGAAAATAGTTACTTTGGTTTCATTAATATTCCCGGTCATGGAATTCCATGGTTTTCAGTAGGTGCTTCGGTTCAAGCAAAGATGCTTAGATTCTAGGATATTTGAATTCATGgatgaatgttttatatttaacatatataGGTAATTATAACATTTCGTTGAACATTTGAATTCATGTATGAAGTCAACAAcaaaatccacgaaaattgatgatcgacaaaaaatgatgaaactACAGTAAGTCTTTCTGAGAAGACAATTTGTTTGTTTCCCTACTGCTCATCTCCTCAAGAATTCCTTGTACTGACCCATAATACAATTATCATTCACTTTAACAATGATTATTAAAATCTAACAATTCAAGGACAGTAactttgaaaagacaaataccatcaactttaaaacaattttgacCTTCATCTTTGCTCAATATACTTTTGCACTAAATGTAAATCCAACATATCACATTCTGATATTTCATCTGAAGTTAAAAGTGGtggaattaaaattttcaagggCAGTATTTCTAGCATAATGTCATCAAAGTCAAACTTGTCCTCTGTATTTGCTTTGTTTTTATGAGATTATTGATTGTTTATctccacactcaacaatttttcagctacatgtatataatggcATCCATGTTTTTATTGGTATTCTCACATAATGTCATCCATGTTAAATATATCCATGTTCTAATTTAAATGAAGGTGTGATGCcttgtttacacatttaataaagtgcaccgccacggcacatgatacgcccgtcacatattgttaacagtatagattgtacccattaaaacattctttttttatatcaccttaattaaatgtcacagtgaccttaaagtgggatgcgacacaccttctacctaagatgcattagttgaccaattttggtgattctaggtctaggtctaatagttttcaagttatgagccggacaagtttttgccatatatggccatatcttcttaatgaaaagtcacagtgacctggttttaatgtgcgacacaccttctacccaagatgtatctacagacaaagtttgatgattctaggccttgtagtatttaagttacgggtcggacacgaaaaagctaacagacggacggacatgaacgccataccaaatacgtcccgtcttaagacgggcgtataaaaatgttaACTGCAGTTGTACTCAAGCCAGAGACCTTGCCCTTTGAGAAGCAGTAACAAAAGTAATACAGTTCTGGATGAATGGACAGTTAAAAGATGACAGAACATGGAATGACACCTCAATGGCTTCGGTTTATAAGCAAAAGTTGATTAAATTGCATAATCCAATTGTTTAAGAACAGTAGAGCAAATATAATATGAAACTTAATTCTTGCCTGAGCATTTTCTAGATGTCCTAGGAACATTCTTTTGAACTGATTCCACCTGTTCATCATCACCGTTAGTATCTTCTTCATTAACATAACAAGTTTCCTCTAAAATTGAATGGAATTCATCAGTAGTCTACTTATTCATTAGGAAATTAAGAAGTCAGTAAATTGTAAAAGGCAATATTTCCCGAAATGTAACTTAGAATGTTATGTAGATCAATACCCAAAATGAGGTAAAAAGAAATGATCAAGAGAGAAAAACAGATGACTCAAATATCTGAGAATACAGTTTTTACAATCCTTGTGTTCAAGTTTCAAAGTTTCATCACATTAAAACAGAGCTTATTAAACATCTTCATGTTAAAGCACTGATTAAATTATTCGAAAGAACAATGAAAGCATAACTATACCTGGAAGCATTGCAGAACATTGAATACCATTTAGGGACTCCTGAACAGAacctgaaatatatttaaatatgcaTTACAGACTACAGGTATAGACGTTAAGGTTAGGGTTGGTTTCAAGAAATACTAAAATTGGCCAAAATGGCATGGTTGATTTAATACATTATTCACtgacataaaatgaaatattttaggccATGCCTTTAGATATCATGCTGGGAAAATTACAAAGATATGAACATGTAGCACACTTCTAAAGTGCCACATGCAGATTTTCTTCGTGTCCATTACAACTGTACATGGTCTgaagaatatcaaataaaagctgtgagaggagttaataATATTGTGCAGGTACCATTTATACAAAACATACTGAGAAAAatacaaagttcaactacatgtaaactTTTCCAAAAAATGTCTGAACACTTCCTAAAAATCACATACATATCTTCAATGTGTTCATTACAACTGTACAAGCAAGGTCTGAACAATGTAAAGTAAACGCTATGAGAGGAGTCAATTttacaaagtaggtactgtctATTTCAAAACAAGTTGTGAAagtgacaaagttcaactaaatgtaaattttggaaaaatgtCAGAGTGCTTCCAAAAAGTCAAAAATACATCTTTAATGTCTCCATAcaattgtacaaagtttgaaggatgtcaagttagaggtgtgagatgatttgattacacaaagtacaTTGCATGCACAAGTGGTCCGCTCAGCCAGCTGATCACCTGGCATTCACCATACTTCAAAGCTGAATGCAGGTTCTGCAACCCGGCCAAACATTCAACATCATAAGGAGATTAAATTAGTTGTAAAATACACTCAAAATCTATTTGATCATCATTTTTGTATCATGCTACCAAAGCAGAACTTCTTCCTAGCAAAAATTTGAGCGAAGCATGAATGAATTTATGCTAAATCCTAAAATTGCTCCTGCAAAAGCTGTGCGTCCTCCAATTACCACTTTACTGTGAAAGAAATGAAGTGTAATTGTTAGGAAGTATCACTAAGTCTCAAATACAACCTTCAGATTTAAAAGCCAGTGtcctaccaaaaaaaaaagtttgaaccCACTAGCTAGTATTAATAGGTGCCCCGATATACTTAAACCTAAGTACCACAACGGCCAAATCTaccaaaattaattcaatttgcaACATCTGCACTAGTTGTTGATGCATTTATGGTTACCTCacatattcttaaattctatactgttaattttttttgctTCTCAtgcaaaaaaatgttaaaatccaaGTTTGGAAGTGCAAGGATGATCATGTTGCTTTTTGTGCCCTCAAGTGAAGATAGCATAGTCATGTGGGATGCtttattttatggaaaaatGCCATATTCACATCTGCAAGAGACATCTTTTACTGTCTTAACTACATTGATGACACCTTTTTTCATTCcctgattttgtttgtttgttttttttgccacactcaacaattttccaTCATACAATGgtgtccagtttttattggtggaggaTAGAACCAGTAACAATATACTTGAATCTCATGGTCGCTTATATGCCCCGTGCataatatcaaatcattctctCCAGTGCTTTATGACaagatgattttttaagaatggTACCTTTTTAACTTAACTTTTAATTTACATTGACCTCCCCAAAGGTCAAATTGATACTTTGACCCCAAAAGGCATATCTACTCTATCTGAGTAAACATCCTACCAAAGTTCAATGATCCATCTATTATAGTTTAggaaatattttcctaaaacaaTTTTGCTATTTTAAGTTATAGTAACCTCCCCAAATGTCAACCTGACATTTGACCCTGAAATGCACATCTACCCTATGTAAGTGAACATCCTAGTAAGATTCAGTGGTCTTACTCCAAAATCAAAGGATGTATGGCCTGGAAACAATAGTCtaatgcacacacacacaaacactaatACACTCCCATCTGACTTTGTGTTGACAATACCCTTAGGCCAAAATTGGCAGAGGGGTAAAGAATTAAGAAATCTAACTACAAAGATAGTATTAGATATGTCCAAGTGACACCATTGCCCCACTTCAGcagaaaaattggaaatttacaatttgtaactACCTATAATACAGctatatataaacaagaggccaatggcCCACAATGCTCACCTAAACATAAAAGTTGCTAGAAAGCTGTATGCAATATACCAAGTCATTCTGCTAAGTACTTCCACTAAAGACAATTTATATCTTTTCCAGTATAAGACTTTGTTAAACTTTCATCCACTTGCAGGCCCTTAACATGCTTAAGTTAATGGATTGATTTCCCTTGAATAATTTGACTCCTCTTGTTGCTGGGAAGTTCATGCAAAATATCTAATCATTCtgcttagtacatgtactttcacagaagaacatttttatatcttttactGTATAGGGGCCTCCATGTCAAAGTGGTTATGGGATCACATTTTTAATCA
This genomic interval carries:
- the LOC130049198 gene encoding uncharacterized protein LOC130049198, whose amino-acid sequence is MLPEETCYVNEEDTNGDDEQVESVQKNVPRTSRKCSVKWSREDSIIVRNHFRDFVYQTAICSTNERPLQSKEAILQFLATTNLQSIRGLTAHEQYTKVRTKLFNDRL